A window of Thermoproteus sp. genomic DNA:
CAAGCTGGGCTTTAAGGCGTCGAGAAGAGACGGCTACTACGTGTTGTATCTACAGAGGCGTGATTTTTAAATAGGGAGGCCGTCCGGGTGGACTATGGGGTGGACTTCGTCGTAACTCCTTGGGAGGTTAAAGGCAGAGTCGACTACGATAAACTTCTCCAACAGTTCGGCGCAAAGCCGTTGACCCAAGCCGAGGTCGAGCTGCTGGAGCGATATGCGGGGGAGGTCCACCCGCTGATCAGAAGGGGCTTCTTCTACGCTCATAGGGACTTTGACGCCATATTGAAATGGCACGCGGCGGGGAGGCCTTGGGCCCTATATACGGGCAGAGGCCCCAGCGGGCCCGTCCACATAGGCCACATGGTGCCGTGGATACTGCTGAAGTGGTTCTCCGACAAGTTCGGCCTCGAGGTCTACTTCCAGATGACGGACGACGAGAAGTTCTACGACGACCCGGAGCTCTCTCTGGCAGACACCAGGAGGTGGGCCTACGAGAACGCCCTCGACGTAATTGCGCTGGGCTTTACGCCAGATAGGCTACACCTAATAATAGACACCCTCGACATAAAGCCCCTCTTCCCCGTGGCCGTAAAGGCGGCTAAAAAGCTGACGTGGAACACAGTGAAGGCCACCTTCGGCTTCACCGACTCCACCAATATAGGCCTCATATTCTATCCATCGTTACAAATCGCCGTGGCGTTCCTGCCCACAGAGCTTAGGGGCGTGGAGACACCCGTCTTGATCCCGTGCGCCATAGACCAAGACCCCTATTTCCGTCTCGCCAGAGATATCGCCGACTCCCTGGGCTACCCCAAGCCGGCTACCCTCTACTCTAAATTCATAATGGCCCTCACCGGCGAGAGCAAGATGTCCGCGTCGAACCCCGATTCGGCTATATATACCATAGACGACGAGAAGACAGTCAGGAGGAAGATAATGAACGCCTTCACCGGCGGGAGGCCCACGGCGGAGGAGCAACGGAAATACGGCGGCAACCCCGACATATGTCCGGTCTTCCACTACCACATGCTCTTCGATCCCGACGACAAGT
This region includes:
- a CDS encoding tryptophan--tRNA ligase yields the protein MDYGVDFVVTPWEVKGRVDYDKLLQQFGAKPLTQAEVELLERYAGEVHPLIRRGFFYAHRDFDAILKWHAAGRPWALYTGRGPSGPVHIGHMVPWILLKWFSDKFGLEVYFQMTDDEKFYDDPELSLADTRRWAYENALDVIALGFTPDRLHLIIDTLDIKPLFPVAVKAAKKLTWNTVKATFGFTDSTNIGLIFYPSLQIAVAFLPTELRGVETPVLIPCAIDQDPYFRLARDIADSLGYPKPATLYSKFIMALTGESKMSASNPDSAIYTIDDEKTVRRKIMNAFTGGRPTAEEQRKYGGNPDICPVFHYHMLFDPDDKSVEKIRADCKSGALLCGECKLILYDKINRFLKQHKEAREKARDKVDEYRLGVKLR